From Nycticebus coucang isolate mNycCou1 chromosome 6, mNycCou1.pri, whole genome shotgun sequence, the proteins below share one genomic window:
- the C6H14orf28 gene encoding uncharacterized protein C14orf28 homolog isoform X2: MKTLFEEIKASIKNNYNQDRSFWRPVLPWGGVFTIKAGRKAVSCMPLYVEIRLKNTCTIDGFLMLLYVILNENENFPRELSLHFGREFVDCFLYLMDTYSFTTVKLLWIWDKMEKQQYKSEVHKASLIIDLFGNEHDNFTKNLENLMSTVQESYCSNWRCPTRVQEDQQRTINIKCGGLREFSQRVFCHGAPPFVVLNMQHWKSEDLAYVPYYLDLSDHKYLLEGATLFNKEEHHYSAAFQIDGHWMHYDGLRNVNLILLNKPPEFLLLSSLVYIRAAEK; this comes from the exons ATGAAGACACTGTTTGAAGAGATCAAAGcatcaattaaaaataactacaacCAAGATCGATCATTCTGGAGACCTGTTCTTCCTTGGGGAGGTGTTTTTACTATCAAAGCTGGCCGCAAAGCAGTATCCTGTATGCCACTCTATGTTGAAATAAGACTGAAAAATACTTGCACCATAGACGGATTCTTGATGTTATTATATGTCattctgaatgaaaatgaaaatttccccagGGAACTCTCTCTTCACTTTGGGAGAGAGTTTGtagattgttttctttatttaatggACACCTACAGTTTTACAACTGTGAAGCTGCTTTGGATTTGGGACAAGATGGAAAAACAGCAATACAAATCTGAAGTTCATAAAGCTTCATTAATAATTGATTTGTTTGGGAATGAGCATGATAACTTTACAAAAAATCTTGAAAATCTTATGTCCACCGTTCAAGAGAGTTACTGTTCCAACTGGCGATGCCCAACTCGAGTACAGGAAGATCAGCAGCGCACAATTAATATAAA gtgTGGCGGCTTAAGAGAATTTTCCCAGCGCGTTTTTTGCCATGGGGCTCCCCCTTTTGTTGTCTTAAATATGCAGCATTGGAAATCTGAAGATCTGGCATATGTCCCCTATTACTTGGATTTATCTGATCACAA GTATTTGTTGGAAGGTGCCACATTATTTAACAAAGAAGAACATCATTATTCTGCAGCTTTCCAGATTGATGGACATTGGATGCACTATGATGGCCTCAGAAatgtgaatttaattttgttaaataaaccCCCAGAGTTTCTCCTCTTGTCATCATTGGTTTATATTCGAGCAgcagagaaataa
- the C6H14orf28 gene encoding uncharacterized protein C14orf28 homolog isoform X1, with amino-acid sequence MKTLFEEIKASIKNNYNQDRSFWRPVLPWGGVFTIKAGRKAVSCMPLYVEIRLKNTCTIDGFLMLLYVILNENENFPRELSLHFGREFVDCFLYLMDTYSFTTVKLLWIWDKMEKQQYKSEVHKASLIIDLFGNEHDNFTKNLENLMSTVQESYCSNWRCPTRVQEDQQRTININPPQEIPHGNLIRLAVDELFCSKIELCEERGCGGLREFSQRVFCHGAPPFVVLNMQHWKSEDLAYVPYYLDLSDHKYLLEGATLFNKEEHHYSAAFQIDGHWMHYDGLRNVNLILLNKPPEFLLLSSLVYIRAAEK; translated from the exons ATGAAGACACTGTTTGAAGAGATCAAAGcatcaattaaaaataactacaacCAAGATCGATCATTCTGGAGACCTGTTCTTCCTTGGGGAGGTGTTTTTACTATCAAAGCTGGCCGCAAAGCAGTATCCTGTATGCCACTCTATGTTGAAATAAGACTGAAAAATACTTGCACCATAGACGGATTCTTGATGTTATTATATGTCattctgaatgaaaatgaaaatttccccagGGAACTCTCTCTTCACTTTGGGAGAGAGTTTGtagattgttttctttatttaatggACACCTACAGTTTTACAACTGTGAAGCTGCTTTGGATTTGGGACAAGATGGAAAAACAGCAATACAAATCTGAAGTTCATAAAGCTTCATTAATAATTGATTTGTTTGGGAATGAGCATGATAACTTTACAAAAAATCTTGAAAATCTTATGTCCACCGTTCAAGAGAGTTACTGTTCCAACTGGCGATGCCCAACTCGAGTACAGGAAGATCAGCAGCGCACAATTAATATAAA TCCTCCTCAAGAAATTCCACATGGAAACTTGATACGCCTGGCTGTGGATGAGTTATTCTGTTCCAAGATTGAACTGTGTGAAGAACGTGG gtgTGGCGGCTTAAGAGAATTTTCCCAGCGCGTTTTTTGCCATGGGGCTCCCCCTTTTGTTGTCTTAAATATGCAGCATTGGAAATCTGAAGATCTGGCATATGTCCCCTATTACTTGGATTTATCTGATCACAA GTATTTGTTGGAAGGTGCCACATTATTTAACAAAGAAGAACATCATTATTCTGCAGCTTTCCAGATTGATGGACATTGGATGCACTATGATGGCCTCAGAAatgtgaatttaattttgttaaataaaccCCCAGAGTTTCTCCTCTTGTCATCATTGGTTTATATTCGAGCAgcagagaaataa